TATAAATATTGAAACACATATCTGTTGTCAGGGTTGCGACGCTTCGGTGCTGCTAAACCACCCCGGCAGCGAGAGAGCCGCCGAGGCGAGCAAAACCCTGCGGGGCTTCAGCCTCATCGACGAGATCAAGGCCGAGGTCGAGAAACAATGCCCCAAAACCGTCTCCTGCGCCGACATCCTGACTGCCGCCGCCCGCGACGCCACCGTCCTGGCCGGCGGGCCCTTCTGGGAGGTCCCATTCGGGCGGAGGGACGGGCGCATCTCCCTGGCCAGAGAAGCCAACTCCGTTCCGCAAGGCCACGAGAACATCACCCAACTACTGGGCCTCTTCGACAAACTGGGGCTCACCTTCGTGGACCTTGTGGTGCTGTCGGGGTCCCACACCATCGGGAGATGCAGCTGCCACGCCATCAAGCAGCGCCTCTACAACTTCACCGGCAGCGGCATGGCCGACCCCTCCATGAACGCCAACTACGTCAATGTTTTGAAGAAGCAGTGCCGCTCCGACGGCAGCTACGTGAATCTGGACTTCTGGACTCCTCGGAAGTTCGACACGGCTTATTACCGGAATCTGGAGAAGAAGATGGGGTTGCTGTCGACGGATCAGCTGCTGCACTCGGACATGAGAACGGGCAGCGTGGCGAGCTTGATGGGGTCGCAGCCGGAGCTCTTTACGACGCAGTTTGCGGCGTCGATGGTGAAGTTAGGGAATGCTAATGTGCTGACGCGGAAGGAGGGTGAAGTCAGATT
The genomic region above belongs to Salvia miltiorrhiza cultivar Shanhuang (shh) chromosome 5, IMPLAD_Smil_shh, whole genome shotgun sequence and contains:
- the LOC130985986 gene encoding peroxidase 7-like translates to MRWLFAAIFLVISIHHVSPTVVRGGAVLPAAAFLSPAYYHKSCPNLESIIDQKMRAWLKRDYTMAASIIRLHFHDCAVRGCDASVLLNHPGSERAAEASKTLRGFSLIDEIKAEVEKQCPKTVSCADILTAAARDATVLAGGPFWEVPFGRRDGRISLAREANSVPQGHENITQLLGLFDKLGLTFVDLVVLSGSHTIGRCSCHAIKQRLYNFTGSGMADPSMNANYVNVLKKQCRSDGSYVNLDFWTPRKFDTAYYRNLEKKMGLLSTDQLLHSDMRTGSVASLMGSQPELFTTQFAASMVKLGNANVLTRKEGEVRFKCSSLNSY